From Pseudoalteromonas sp. R3, one genomic window encodes:
- the nagA gene encoding N-acetylglucosamine-6-phosphate deacetylase codes for MNRFSASRLFDGTQFKNEVEFVVDNGKLHFESHPAGSEVTRLEGVTAPGFIDVQVNGGGGGFLNADPSLSCLTTIVSAHAKFGSTALMPTLITDQVAVMEQAADAIAQAIARKEPGVAGVHFEGPHLSHPKKGTHSEQFIRPISEREFAIYAREDLGIKMVTLAPETVPLSDIKRLVELGVKVSIGHSNADFETTMAALEAGADGFTHLFNAMSAYTSREPGVVGAALWDDNAWCGLIVDGHHVHPASAKLAIRTKQRGKIMLVTDAMPPVGTDDQEFDFFDGRKVIRTGDRLNSTTGELAGSVLDMASAVRNSVNTLDVTLSEALRMASLYPAQYLGLPAKGRLVDGADADFVQLDSDLNVLQTFINGKRV; via the coding sequence ATGAACAGATTTTCAGCCAGCCGTTTGTTTGACGGCACACAATTTAAAAACGAAGTTGAGTTTGTAGTCGATAATGGCAAGCTTCACTTTGAATCTCACCCTGCGGGCAGTGAAGTGACGCGACTCGAGGGCGTAACCGCACCAGGATTTATTGATGTCCAGGTTAATGGTGGTGGGGGCGGCTTTTTGAATGCAGATCCCTCATTGTCTTGTCTGACGACCATAGTCTCAGCCCATGCAAAGTTTGGATCAACTGCGCTGATGCCAACACTTATCACCGATCAGGTAGCGGTCATGGAGCAAGCCGCGGATGCTATTGCTCAGGCAATTGCACGTAAAGAGCCCGGTGTCGCAGGGGTCCATTTTGAAGGTCCGCATTTGTCTCACCCTAAGAAGGGGACTCACAGCGAGCAGTTTATACGCCCAATCTCAGAACGAGAGTTCGCTATTTATGCCCGAGAAGATCTAGGTATAAAAATGGTGACTCTGGCCCCCGAAACTGTGCCGCTGAGCGATATAAAACGTCTGGTCGAGCTGGGTGTGAAAGTGTCTATTGGACATTCTAATGCGGATTTTGAAACCACTATGGCTGCGCTGGAAGCAGGCGCTGACGGGTTTACACACTTATTTAATGCCATGTCGGCCTACACCTCTCGTGAACCAGGGGTTGTGGGGGCGGCGTTGTGGGATGACAACGCCTGGTGTGGTTTGATAGTCGATGGGCACCATGTGCACCCGGCCTCAGCTAAGCTGGCGATTCGTACTAAACAACGTGGCAAAATCATGTTGGTAACTGATGCTATGCCGCCAGTTGGCACGGATGATCAGGAATTTGATTTCTTTGATGGCCGCAAAGTGATCAGAACCGGTGATCGTTTAAATTCGACGACTGGCGAGTTGGCGGGCAGTGTGCTTGATATGGCAAGCGCGGTACGCAACAGTGTTAATACGCTCGATGTGACCTTGTCTGAAGCACTACGAATGGCTTCTTTATACCCGGCACAGTACCTTGGACTGCCGGCGAAAGGTCGTCTGGTCGACGGTGCAGATGCTGATTTTGTGCAGCTCGATAGTGACCTTAATGTATTACAGACTTTCATTAACGGAAAGCGCGTTTAA
- a CDS encoding DUF5009 domain-containing protein — protein sequence MSNNKKRLASLDALRGMDMFWILGGQSIFAALFVLTGWQGWKIFEAQTLHSAWHGFTFYDLIFPLFIFLSGVAMGLRPKRIDHLPIEERKPIYIKAIKRLGLLCLFGVLYNHGWGTGIPADFGEIRYASVLGRIAIAWFFCAMLVWHCSLKITALTGVAILLAYWVLLCFIPVPGGSAGELTPAGSWNAWVDQVLLPGITYQNRPVDPEGILSSFPAIVNAIAGVFAGQLIAQSDKLGQWQVAGRLLIAGIISLALGWLWDLQFPVNKELWTSSFVLVTVGWSAIFLAIFFTLVDILNGQKLAYPFVIIGANSIIIYLASSLVDWGFISRSVFGGVIKAVPEHWQALISVCALLAVQLLVLHWMYKRKIIVSV from the coding sequence ATGTCAAATAATAAGAAAAGACTGGCGTCGCTTGATGCCTTGCGTGGCATGGACATGTTTTGGATCCTGGGCGGTCAGTCCATATTTGCCGCGCTGTTTGTTCTGACCGGCTGGCAGGGGTGGAAGATTTTTGAAGCTCAGACGCTCCACAGTGCATGGCACGGCTTTACCTTTTACGACTTGATCTTCCCTTTGTTTATCTTTTTGTCAGGGGTGGCAATGGGCTTACGGCCCAAGCGCATTGATCACTTACCAATAGAAGAGCGTAAGCCCATTTACATCAAGGCGATTAAACGCCTGGGTTTGCTGTGTCTGTTTGGCGTACTGTATAACCATGGTTGGGGCACAGGTATTCCGGCCGACTTTGGCGAGATCCGCTATGCCAGTGTACTTGGGCGCATTGCCATTGCCTGGTTCTTTTGCGCTATGCTGGTGTGGCACTGTAGCCTGAAGATAACGGCGCTTACTGGAGTCGCTATTTTGCTAGCGTACTGGGTGTTGCTGTGCTTTATTCCCGTTCCTGGCGGTAGTGCAGGGGAGCTAACACCGGCTGGCAGCTGGAATGCCTGGGTAGATCAGGTATTACTGCCAGGGATTACTTATCAAAACCGCCCGGTTGACCCGGAAGGTATTTTGTCCAGTTTCCCGGCTATTGTGAACGCCATTGCCGGTGTATTTGCCGGACAGCTCATTGCACAGTCGGATAAACTGGGTCAGTGGCAGGTCGCAGGGCGCCTGTTGATTGCTGGTATCATTAGCCTGGCATTGGGCTGGTTGTGGGATCTGCAATTCCCGGTGAATAAAGAGCTTTGGACCAGCTCTTTTGTGCTGGTGACCGTTGGCTGGAGTGCTATTTTCCTGGCTATTTTCTTCACCCTGGTAGATATACTTAATGGCCAGAAGCTGGCTTATCCTTTTGTGATCATCGGAGCCAATTCCATTATTATTTATCTGGCATCGAGCCTGGTTGACTGGGGCTTTATCAGCCGCAGTGTATTCGGTGGTGTTATCAAAGCCGTACCTGAGCATTGGCAGGCATTAATTAGTGTATGTGCCTTGCTGGCGGTTCAGCTGCTGGTATTACATTGGATGTATAAACGTAAGATTATTGTTAGCGTTTAG
- the nagB gene encoding glucosamine-6-phosphate deaminase: MQIVILKNAAEVAAYGADIFTQQLTRNAGSVLGLATGSTPVALYQELIRRNQAGTVSFSKAKTFNLDEYLGLNGEHAQSYRYFMNEQLFNHIDINKDNTHVPPGDAKNPIEACKEYEAQISAAGGIDVQLLGIGRNGHIGFNEPSSGLTSRTRVKTLTKATIDDNARFFAADEYQPHLSITMGIGTILDARKVVLLATGENKADAVHAMIEGPLTAACPASALQMHRHAVIVLDEGAASKLKDIEFYKHIEAENQKLQEYLASL, from the coding sequence ATGCAAATAGTCATTCTTAAAAACGCAGCTGAAGTTGCAGCATATGGTGCCGATATTTTTACTCAGCAGTTAACACGTAACGCAGGCTCTGTTTTAGGACTGGCGACAGGATCTACGCCAGTTGCTTTGTATCAGGAACTGATCCGTCGCAACCAGGCGGGTACAGTGAGCTTTAGCAAGGCCAAAACGTTCAACCTGGATGAATACCTGGGGCTGAATGGCGAGCATGCACAAAGTTATCGTTATTTCATGAACGAGCAGCTGTTCAATCACATAGATATTAACAAAGACAATACACATGTTCCGCCAGGAGATGCCAAAAACCCAATTGAAGCCTGTAAAGAATATGAAGCGCAGATCAGCGCAGCTGGTGGCATCGATGTGCAGCTTCTGGGAATTGGTCGCAATGGGCATATTGGTTTTAACGAGCCATCGTCAGGACTGACATCACGTACTCGGGTTAAAACCCTGACCAAGGCCACTATCGACGATAATGCACGCTTTTTTGCAGCCGATGAGTACCAGCCGCATTTGTCGATCACCATGGGGATCGGCACTATTTTAGACGCACGTAAAGTGGTCTTACTGGCAACCGGTGAAAACAAAGCCGATGCGGTACATGCCATGATTGAAGGTCCTCTGACCGCCGCTTGTCCAGCATCAGCCTTACAAATGCACCGTCACGCTGTGATTGTGCTGGATGAAGGGGCTGCCAGCAAACTGAAAGACATTGAATTCTACAAACATATTGAAGCTGAGAATCAAAAGCTTCAGGAATATCTTGCCTCTCTGTAG
- a CDS encoding BadF/BadG/BcrA/BcrD ATPase family protein, with protein sequence MMAKQVEHDQLYIGIDGGGTKCRATIYSAIQGVLGTGLGGPANPLHGFERTLESIMVSTQLALQDAGLRVEQVHELNAGLGLAGVNLPSLYDKIMRWDHPFKQMFLTTDLHTACIGAHEGEDGAVIITGTGSCGFVLVDGKSANYGGHGFAQGDVGSGSWMGLEAVKAVLLDLDGLGPKTTLSQVFLQHFNTNSAMGIAEQMAGQPSSSYAKLARYVLDAAKTGDQLALDIVKTGADYVSRLAHKLLENNPPRLSMIGGLSEPLSQWLDPEIAKRVELPKQPPEMGAIYFAMQSIQRQSEHLV encoded by the coding sequence ATGATGGCTAAACAGGTTGAACATGACCAGTTATATATAGGTATAGATGGTGGGGGAACGAAATGTCGTGCCACTATATACTCTGCAATACAGGGCGTATTAGGCACTGGTCTTGGTGGTCCTGCGAATCCCTTGCATGGATTCGAAAGAACCTTGGAGTCTATCATGGTTTCGACTCAACTGGCATTGCAAGACGCGGGACTCAGAGTAGAGCAGGTTCACGAGCTTAATGCGGGTTTAGGCCTTGCTGGCGTAAACTTACCCAGCTTATATGACAAAATTATGCGCTGGGATCATCCATTCAAACAAATGTTCCTGACAACCGATTTACATACCGCCTGTATTGGCGCACATGAAGGAGAAGATGGTGCGGTGATCATCACAGGCACCGGCTCATGTGGATTTGTGCTGGTGGATGGGAAAAGTGCTAATTATGGCGGGCACGGGTTTGCTCAGGGGGATGTGGGCAGTGGCTCCTGGATGGGTCTTGAAGCGGTCAAAGCCGTATTACTGGATTTAGATGGGCTTGGGCCAAAAACAACCTTGTCTCAAGTATTTTTACAGCACTTCAATACCAACTCCGCAATGGGTATTGCAGAGCAAATGGCCGGACAACCTTCCAGCAGCTATGCAAAGTTGGCTCGCTATGTACTGGATGCCGCGAAAACCGGAGATCAGCTGGCGCTGGATATTGTGAAAACCGGGGCTGATTATGTCAGTCGACTTGCCCACAAGCTGTTGGAAAACAATCCGCCCAGATTGTCAATGATAGGGGGTCTATCCGAACCGTTAAGTCAGTGGCTTGACCCGGAAATTGCAAAACGGGTTGAACTGCCTAAGCAGCCACCTGAGATGGGGGCGATTTACTTCGCAATGCAGAGTATTCAACGTCAGTCGGAACACTTGGTGTAA
- the nudC gene encoding NAD(+) diphosphatase — MLHYTQMNLNRASAERKDPNWLLGQYGEKSRWLLVWNNKNLIVSNERELALLSQSQVDTLDRAEAMFLGIDETHSYFALDVSEVEQELLQGCIDVSFDEHTFEQTFHFEDMRTIGPKLDAELASVGVLARGLCYWHKTHRFCGRCGSPNRPVEAGHARLCNDKECRHMTFPRTDPAVIMLVTHTFADGVERCLLGRQAQWPEGVYSTLAGFVDPGETLERAVIREVKEEAGVEVDQVRYLASQPWPFPSSIMLGFIATAKSTDIFVEQDELEHAQWFSREELNGFAEWGDDVPGYKLTRKDSISRYLVEYWRQQ, encoded by the coding sequence GTGCTGCATTACACGCAAATGAACCTGAACAGGGCCTCAGCTGAACGCAAAGACCCCAACTGGTTACTTGGCCAATACGGAGAAAAAAGCCGCTGGTTGCTGGTATGGAATAACAAAAATTTGATTGTCAGCAACGAGCGGGAGCTGGCTTTGTTGTCTCAGTCACAGGTTGACACACTTGACCGCGCCGAAGCCATGTTTTTAGGCATTGACGAAACACATAGCTACTTTGCGCTGGACGTTAGCGAAGTAGAACAAGAGTTACTGCAGGGCTGCATTGATGTCAGCTTTGATGAGCACACTTTTGAGCAAACTTTCCATTTCGAAGATATGCGTACCATAGGTCCAAAGCTGGACGCCGAATTGGCGTCGGTGGGCGTGTTGGCTCGCGGGCTGTGTTATTGGCATAAAACGCACCGTTTCTGTGGACGCTGTGGTAGCCCAAACCGCCCCGTTGAAGCCGGACATGCGCGTTTGTGTAATGACAAAGAATGTCGCCATATGACTTTCCCGCGTACGGATCCTGCTGTGATTATGCTTGTAACACATACCTTTGCAGATGGTGTTGAGCGCTGTTTACTTGGGCGACAGGCGCAATGGCCCGAAGGTGTATATTCAACTCTGGCGGGATTTGTTGACCCCGGTGAAACACTGGAACGGGCCGTGATCCGCGAAGTGAAAGAAGAAGCCGGAGTTGAGGTTGATCAGGTACGCTATCTTGCCTCGCAACCCTGGCCATTTCCGTCGTCTATTATGCTAGGCTTTATAGCAACTGCAAAAAGCACCGACATTTTTGTTGAGCAGGATGAACTGGAGCATGCACAATGGTTTTCCCGAGAGGAGCTCAACGGGTTTGCCGAGTGGGGAGACGATGTGCCCGGATATAAGCTCACCCGCAAAGATTCTATCTCCAGATATCTGGTTGAATACTGGCGTCAGCAATGA